A single region of the Thermodesulfatator indicus DSM 15286 genome encodes:
- the fliG gene encoding flagellar motor switch protein FliG — MPTKIDPNNLTGPQKAAIFLLTMGEEFTAQVYQYLSEEEIKRIGIEMARLDYIPSEAVKKVLDEANMESRELLADLTVSPDDFLQQSLVKAYGEKGKEIYEEIRQELGPKVFEKLRRLDPRTIANFLRNEHPQTIAIILVHLDADLAGQVLAHLPEKLRSEVVFRIAELDKVDPEIIQEISAALEEELEAVGGTFSKKLGGVERAAEILSHVSRDLEEEILSEVEEENPNLAEEVRKYLFTFEDLLKVDDTAIQAILKEISTEDLKLALKTASEELREKFFSNMSARAAQLLKEDLEIMGPVRVADVEAAQQNIIKVAKRLEQEGKIVLAVGEDEFV; from the coding sequence ATGCCCACTAAAATAGACCCCAACAATCTTACTGGCCCACAAAAGGCGGCTATCTTTCTTCTTACCATGGGGGAAGAATTTACCGCTCAGGTTTATCAATATCTTTCTGAAGAAGAGATAAAACGTATTGGTATTGAAATGGCAAGGCTTGACTATATTCCTTCTGAAGCAGTCAAAAAAGTACTTGACGAAGCTAACATGGAAAGTCGTGAGCTTCTGGCTGATCTTACTGTTTCACCAGATGATTTCTTGCAACAAAGTCTAGTCAAAGCTTACGGTGAAAAGGGTAAAGAAATATATGAAGAGATTCGTCAAGAACTTGGCCCCAAAGTTTTTGAGAAGCTTCGCCGCCTTGATCCCAGGACGATTGCCAATTTTTTGCGCAATGAACACCCGCAAACTATAGCCATTATTTTGGTTCATCTAGATGCTGATCTGGCCGGTCAGGTACTAGCTCATCTTCCTGAAAAATTGAGGAGTGAAGTAGTTTTTCGTATTGCCGAGCTTGACAAGGTAGATCCAGAAATAATTCAGGAAATAAGTGCTGCTCTTGAAGAAGAGCTCGAAGCCGTGGGCGGTACTTTTAGCAAGAAATTAGGTGGCGTTGAAAGAGCAGCAGAGATTTTATCACATGTAAGTCGAGACCTCGAGGAGGAAATACTTTCAGAAGTAGAAGAGGAAAACCCCAACTTGGCCGAAGAGGTGCGCAAATATCTCTTTACCTTTGAAGACTTACTTAAAGTGGACGACACAGCTATCCAGGCCATATTAAAAGAAATTTCCACTGAGGATCTCAAACTAGCCTTAAAGACTGCCTCTGAAGAATTACGCGAGAAGTTCTTTAGCAACATGAGTGCCAGGGCCGCTCAGCTCCTTAAAGAGGATCTTGAAATTATGGGCCCTGTCAGAGTGGCTGATGTGGAAGCCGCTCAGCAAAACATTATCAAAGTAGCCAAACGCCTAGAACAGGAAGGTAAAATTGTCTTGGCAGTAGGGGAGGATGAATTTGTCTAA
- a CDS encoding FliH/SctL family protein gives MSKIIKGEKVKVFNFFVPEGSEENFNSFSELLPEEAWQEIEKRRQVEQEIQEENKEENVETRVKSSSEENENLKHQDLDEKLNTEVESFDISQLSVDELLQHPEISKRIALLEQEAYEKGFAQGQRDGAALGKKQYETLTNRLSALVTSLEKAIEEHVLSFEPQLVSIVKTIVYAIIQQEVSTNPKIIQTSLKEALSHVVDQTRVRIHLNPDDMEFIEDIMGAVREELSRLKDFEIIPDTNIGRGGCILETDFGLIDATLERRFKEIFAGLSDESARS, from the coding sequence TTGTCTAAAATAATCAAAGGTGAAAAGGTAAAGGTTTTTAATTTCTTTGTTCCAGAGGGTTCGGAGGAGAATTTTAATTCCTTCTCTGAACTTTTGCCTGAAGAAGCCTGGCAAGAGATAGAAAAAAGGCGCCAGGTAGAGCAGGAAATACAAGAAGAAAATAAGGAAGAAAATGTCGAAACAAGAGTTAAATCCTCTTCCGAAGAAAATGAAAACCTTAAACATCAAGATTTAGATGAAAAATTAAATACAGAGGTAGAATCTTTTGATATTTCTCAGCTTTCGGTGGACGAACTTTTACAACATCCAGAAATTTCTAAACGTATTGCCTTGTTAGAACAGGAGGCCTATGAAAAAGGTTTTGCTCAAGGTCAAAGAGATGGGGCAGCCCTGGGGAAAAAGCAATATGAAACACTTACTAACAGGCTTTCGGCTTTAGTAACTAGTTTAGAAAAAGCTATTGAAGAACACGTTCTTTCTTTTGAGCCTCAGCTAGTTTCAATAGTAAAAACAATTGTTTATGCAATTATTCAACAAGAAGTAAGTACTAATCCTAAGATTATACAGACATCTTTAAAAGAGGCCCTTTCCCACGTGGTTGACCAAACCCGTGTACGAATCCATTTAAATCCTGATGATATGGAATTTATAGAAGACATTATGGGAGCGGTAAGAGAGGAGCTTTCACGCCTAAAAGATTTTGAAATCATACCTGATACAAATATTGGTCGTGGAGGATGTATTTTAGAAACAGATTTCGGCTTGATTGACGCTACCCTTGAACGGCGCTTCAAAGAAATTTTTGCGGGACTAAGCGATGAAAGTGCCAGATCTTAG
- a CDS encoding FliI/YscN family ATPase has protein sequence MKVPDLSQFLTAVKNVEPVSVCGQVKRVVGLVVEAQGPNVSVGGLCEIEVSNGQNILAEVVGFKDERVLLIPFGDPRGIEPGSKVYWRRESGVRVGEALLGRVIDALGKPLDGRKLPPLEDVYPIHAEPLKPFERARIEEPLDVGVRAINALLTVGKGQRIAIMAGSGVGKSTLLGMMARHTKADVNVIALIGERGREVREFLERDLGEDGLKRSVVVVATSDQPPPLRLRGAYLAMAVAEFFRDKGADVLLMMDSLTRFCMAGREVGLAIGEPPTARGYTPSVFAALPRLLERPGPSARGGSITGIFTVLVEGDDFNEPVADAVRSIVDGHICLTRELAHQGHYPAIDILQSISRVMKDIVSQEQIEAAKELVNILAIYRKAEDLINIGAYVKGSNPQIDRALNKIEVINSFLRQNIDEKADFETSVKRLIEVVK, from the coding sequence ATGAAAGTGCCAGATCTTAGCCAATTTTTAACAGCAGTTAAAAATGTTGAACCTGTTTCGGTATGTGGCCAGGTAAAAAGAGTAGTAGGCCTTGTGGTAGAGGCCCAGGGCCCCAATGTGAGTGTGGGTGGACTTTGTGAGATTGAAGTTTCGAATGGGCAAAACATTTTAGCCGAAGTAGTAGGTTTTAAAGATGAGCGGGTTTTACTCATTCCTTTTGGGGACCCAAGAGGAATAGAGCCAGGAAGTAAGGTTTATTGGCGTCGTGAAAGTGGAGTAAGGGTAGGGGAGGCGCTTTTAGGGCGAGTAATTGATGCTTTGGGAAAACCCCTTGATGGTCGAAAATTACCTCCCCTTGAAGACGTTTATCCCATACATGCTGAACCACTTAAGCCTTTTGAGAGAGCCCGTATAGAGGAACCCCTTGATGTAGGTGTGCGGGCTATAAATGCCCTTTTGACCGTAGGGAAAGGCCAGCGTATTGCTATCATGGCTGGCTCAGGAGTGGGGAAGTCAACGCTTCTTGGCATGATGGCCCGTCACACCAAGGCCGATGTAAACGTTATTGCTCTTATCGGAGAACGCGGCCGTGAGGTGCGTGAGTTTTTGGAAAGGGATCTTGGAGAAGATGGCCTGAAACGCTCAGTAGTGGTGGTGGCTACTTCTGATCAGCCTCCTCCCTTGAGGCTTAGAGGTGCCTATTTGGCTATGGCGGTGGCCGAATTTTTTAGAGACAAGGGTGCTGATGTACTTCTTATGATGGATTCTCTTACAAGGTTTTGTATGGCTGGCCGAGAAGTAGGGCTTGCCATAGGTGAGCCGCCTACGGCTAGAGGATATACCCCTTCTGTTTTTGCTGCTCTTCCAAGGCTCTTAGAAAGGCCTGGTCCCAGTGCAAGAGGGGGTAGTATTACAGGAATTTTTACCGTCTTGGTTGAGGGTGATGACTTTAACGAACCTGTAGCCGACGCTGTAAGGTCTATTGTAGATGGTCACATTTGTTTAACAAGAGAGTTGGCCCACCAGGGCCACTATCCAGCCATTGATATTTTGCAAAGTATCAGCCGGGTGATGAAAGATATCGTGTCCCAAGAGCAAATTGAAGCGGCCAAAGAGTTGGTCAATATTCTTGCTATTTACAGAAAAGCTGAAGATCTTATAAATATTGGCGCTTATGTTAAAGGCAGTAATCCTCAGATTGATAGGGCCCTTAATAAAATCGAGGTCATTAACAGTTTTTTACGTCAAAATATAGATGAAAAAGCTGATTTTGAAACCAGTGTAAAAAGGCTTATAGAGGTGGTGAAATGA
- a CDS encoding MotE family protein codes for MKISRLMPLILFLAFLKFVVAGTYFFLFHQGKFSLAVAEAKAEAKTQNGNEDIFSCPKALYEALRIEKERLAQEKESLAQEKARLSLLEKQIQRRLAALENLNEEVEQKLNELKVIKTKRFKLLVGAYGNMKPSKAAKLLVAMEPEMAIKILSALKTEQVARILSAMPPEKAASLAEALSGLPPREM; via the coding sequence ATGAAAATTTCTAGGCTGATGCCGCTTATATTGTTTTTGGCTTTTTTAAAATTTGTTGTGGCGGGAACTTATTTCTTTCTTTTTCATCAAGGCAAATTTTCTTTGGCTGTGGCAGAGGCCAAAGCTGAAGCTAAAACCCAAAATGGAAATGAAGATATTTTTTCCTGCCCCAAGGCCCTTTATGAAGCTCTTAGAATAGAAAAAGAACGCCTTGCTCAAGAAAAAGAGTCTTTGGCCCAAGAAAAGGCAAGGCTTTCTCTTCTTGAAAAACAGATTCAACGAAGGCTTGCCGCTCTCGAAAATCTGAATGAAGAAGTAGAACAGAAATTAAACGAACTTAAAGTTATCAAAACCAAACGTTTTAAGCTTTTGGTAGGGGCCTATGGAAATATGAAACCCTCTAAAGCGGCCAAGTTGCTAGTAGCTATGGAGCCAGAAATGGCCATAAAGATCCTTTCGGCACTAAAAACCGAACAAGTAGCCCGTATCCTTTCAGCCATGCCACCTGAGAAGGCGGCGTCTTTGGCAGAGGCCCTTTCCGGTCTTCCACCACGGGAGATGTAG
- a CDS encoding molybdopterin-guanine dinucleotide biosynthesis protein B gives MVPVIAFIGCEERKEIIDKIAAELKECGYKIGLLKEVTFPREQLAPLDVSAVARLYFGRLFLEQEVDNENFDYIITRIFDGYDIVIADGFAHVDRIPKFEVLKKGIYENSLKGKVSSLIASISDYPIENGKNFSLEEIKEITEFIEEHLIKAAREEISAVLYVNGRRIPLKKYVRKTLAGVIEGFVKPLKMTENAQNILIKVKINK, from the coding sequence ATGGTACCTGTTATAGCTTTCATAGGTTGTGAAGAAAGAAAAGAAATTATCGATAAAATTGCCGCCGAACTCAAGGAGTGCGGTTATAAGATTGGCCTTTTAAAGGAAGTCACTTTCCCCCGTGAACAACTCGCACCTCTTGACGTTTCGGCGGTTGCTCGCCTTTATTTTGGAAGACTTTTTTTAGAACAAGAAGTAGATAATGAAAATTTTGACTATATTATTACCCGCATTTTCGATGGCTACGATATAGTAATAGCTGATGGTTTTGCTCATGTTGACCGCATACCAAAGTTTGAAGTTTTAAAGAAAGGTATTTATGAAAACTCACTTAAAGGCAAGGTTTCAAGTCTTATAGCTTCTATATCCGATTACCCAATAGAAAATGGAAAAAATTTCTCTTTGGAAGAAATAAAAGAAATTACCGAGTTCATTGAAGAACATCTCATTAAGGCTGCTCGAGAAGAAATAAGCGCTGTCCTTTATGTAAACGGAAGGCGAATTCCTCTTAAAAAATATGTACGGAAAACATTGGCAGGAGTGATAGAAGGCTTTGTTAAGCCTCTCAAAATGACTGAAAACGCCCAAAATATTTTAATAAAAGTAAAAATTAATAAATAG
- a CDS encoding formate dehydrogenase subunit gamma produces MKKSVLWTLTILGFVLMAGHTLAQTLPAQAYLIDIWKEFYNTTVGDWAKNAAWFINYVPKLKLVYLLVLLGVPGVFFLHYLIIGPKKFSHEGEQILYYDIFARVIHWLAALFFSLLVVTGLIIIFANFFGGGTFVKFSRYVHLISAFGFGITLVPMFIMWFKDMLPATYDIKWFLILGGYLSKKKFPIPAGKYNAGQKMWFWLATLGGGFMLFTGFYIYLFNVSPGTLRIYTLLHILLGIAIVALYFTHIYMSMVAIKGALWSMITGYKSADEVSILHSKYYEKLKNKLN; encoded by the coding sequence ATGAAAAAAAGTGTGCTATGGACGCTGACTATTTTAGGGTTTGTTTTGATGGCCGGACATACTTTGGCCCAAACCCTTCCAGCTCAAGCGTATCTCATAGATATTTGGAAAGAGTTTTACAATACCACTGTGGGCGATTGGGCTAAAAATGCAGCCTGGTTTATTAATTACGTACCAAAGCTTAAACTTGTTTATCTTTTGGTATTATTAGGAGTGCCCGGCGTATTTTTTCTACACTATTTAATCATTGGTCCTAAAAAGTTTTCCCACGAAGGCGAACAAATTCTTTATTACGACATCTTTGCCCGAGTTATTCACTGGTTGGCAGCCCTATTTTTCTCCCTTTTGGTGGTTACTGGGCTTATAATCATATTTGCCAATTTTTTTGGTGGAGGAACTTTTGTAAAATTCTCACGCTATGTGCATCTAATCTCTGCCTTCGGCTTCGGTATCACCTTAGTACCCATGTTTATTATGTGGTTTAAGGACATGTTACCAGCTACTTACGATATAAAATGGTTTCTCATTCTAGGAGGATACCTTAGCAAAAAGAAGTTCCCTATCCCTGCGGGAAAATATAACGCCGGGCAAAAAATGTGGTTCTGGCTAGCTACTTTAGGCGGTGGTTTTATGCTTTTTACAGGCTTTTACATCTATCTTTTTAACGTTTCTCCAGGAACTCTTCGTATTTACACTTTACTTCACATTTTATTGGGAATAGCTATTGTAGCCCTTTATTTCACTCACATCTATATGTCCATGGTGGCCATTAAAGGTGCTCTCTGGAGCATGATTACCGGCTACAAATCTGCCGATGAAGTTTCTATCCTTCACAGCAAGTACTACGAAAAACTCAAAAATAAGTTAAATTAG
- the fdh3B gene encoding formate dehydrogenase FDH3 subunit beta: MAMKFICDIERCVACYGCVVACKEGHHLPIGVNRRRVVTINEGKPGEKSLSIACMHCSDPACMAVCPTKCIYKRDDGIVLHDKTKCIGCGYCLMACPFGAPQFPKTGPFGARGVMDKCTFCAGGPAPTFSEEEKKLYGQNRIAEGKVPLCAGMCATKALLAGESDVISEIYTERVARRGKGNL; the protein is encoded by the coding sequence ATGGCGATGAAATTTATTTGCGATATAGAACGTTGTGTCGCTTGCTATGGATGTGTAGTAGCCTGTAAAGAAGGCCACCATTTACCAATAGGTGTTAATCGCCGTCGGGTGGTAACCATAAATGAAGGTAAACCCGGCGAAAAAAGCTTATCCATTGCCTGTATGCACTGCTCTGATCCGGCTTGCATGGCCGTCTGCCCGACAAAATGTATTTATAAGCGCGATGATGGTATAGTCCTCCACGATAAAACCAAGTGTATTGGTTGCGGCTATTGTCTTATGGCTTGTCCTTTTGGTGCTCCACAGTTTCCCAAAACCGGTCCTTTTGGTGCCCGCGGAGTTATGGACAAATGTACTTTCTGTGCTGGTGGGCCAGCTCCCACTTTTAGCGAAGAGGAAAAGAAACTTTACGGACAGAACCGTATCGCCGAAGGAAAAGTTCCTCTCTGTGCAGGTATGTGCGCTACTAAAGCTCTGTTAGCTGGAGAATCAGACGTAATTTCAGAAATATATACAGAACGGGTTGCTCGCCGTGGGAAAGGCAATCTTTAA
- a CDS encoding formate dehydrogenase subunit alpha, with translation MAARKLISKRAPSGKKFTLNPKVARRSFMKIAAAVTALTGLALSGRLSKEAEAKSKKSPYSQSKIVRTICTYCSVGCGIYAEVENDVWIRQEIAQDHPVSRGGHCCKGAGAIDMVNSEKRLKYPLKRENGRWVKISWEQAFDEISNKLLEIRKKYGPDAVHWNGSAKVSTEMAYLQRKLAAFWGTNNIDHQARIUHSTTVAGVANTWGYGAMTNNFNDIRHSKLLFFIGSNAAEAHPVAMQHILYAKEVNNAPVIVVDPRFTKLAAKATDYVRIRPGTDTAFLMGLINQLIQNDWYDKEFVRTRVAGFEELKKEAAHYTPEVVEDITGVPAKEIVRIAKLLAENRPGTVVWCMGVTQHHIGSSNTRACCILQLMLGNMGKSGGGTNIFRGHDNVQGATDMCILSHSLPGYYGLSDKAWKHWCKVWGVDYEWIKSRFYNKKYMNKPGFTLARWYQGVIQEDKITQYTPIKAVVFWGISSQSISQYHKVKKAFDQLDLVVVIDPFFNTTAAMCEKDNVYVLPSTSQYETEGSVTSSSRQAQWRYKVVNPIYDSKTDYEIMEEFVKRFGFADKFYKNIKKIPEDVTREIANGCLTIGLCGWLPERIKKHTDNWHTFDIDTLQAKGGPCDGEYYGLPWPCWTENHPGTPILYDISKPVAKGGLPFRARFGTEYTYPDGRKENLLAAEGVANPGSEIMGGYPEFPGWKTDKNVIKEAIKRGMAPFGNARARCYCWNFPDPVPKHREPLHSPRPDLIKKYPTYPDKPDHYRVYTRFKSEQKPELAKEFPIVLITGRVVEHMGGGDETRSNKYLAELMPEVYAEINPRLANDYGLRDGEFVWIESPEGGRIKIKLKVTERVDDKTIFIPYSFAGMFMGRSMLSNYPQGFEPYATGEPANVVTNYGYDIKTQIQGTKESLCRIKKA, from the coding sequence ATGGCGGCCAGAAAATTGATCTCTAAAAGGGCCCCGTCAGGCAAAAAGTTTACCTTAAACCCCAAGGTGGCTCGTCGCTCTTTTATGAAGATTGCGGCGGCTGTTACAGCCCTTACAGGGCTAGCCTTAAGTGGTCGTTTGAGTAAAGAGGCTGAGGCTAAGAGCAAAAAGTCTCCTTATAGTCAGTCCAAAATCGTTCGTACTATCTGTACCTATTGTTCAGTAGGATGTGGTATTTACGCTGAAGTTGAAAACGACGTCTGGATAAGACAGGAAATCGCTCAGGATCACCCGGTTTCCCGTGGAGGGCATTGCTGTAAGGGCGCAGGCGCCATTGACATGGTAAATAGTGAGAAGCGCCTCAAATATCCACTTAAGAGAGAAAATGGTCGCTGGGTAAAAATTTCCTGGGAACAGGCCTTTGACGAAATCAGCAATAAACTCCTCGAAATCCGTAAAAAATACGGCCCTGATGCTGTTCATTGGAATGGAAGCGCCAAAGTTTCCACGGAAATGGCCTATCTCCAGCGTAAATTAGCTGCCTTCTGGGGTACCAACAACATAGACCACCAAGCCCGCATATGACACTCCACTACGGTGGCCGGGGTGGCCAACACGTGGGGTTATGGGGCAATGACCAACAATTTCAATGATATTCGTCACTCTAAGCTTCTCTTTTTTATAGGGTCAAACGCTGCTGAGGCCCATCCAGTGGCCATGCAGCATATCCTTTATGCCAAAGAAGTTAACAACGCACCGGTAATTGTAGTTGACCCGCGCTTTACTAAACTTGCCGCTAAAGCTACAGATTACGTACGTATCCGCCCGGGTACAGATACGGCCTTTCTTATGGGGCTTATCAATCAGCTCATCCAGAATGACTGGTACGACAAGGAATTTGTCCGTACCCGTGTAGCTGGTTTTGAAGAGCTTAAAAAAGAAGCGGCCCATTATACACCCGAAGTAGTGGAAGATATAACCGGTGTGCCTGCCAAAGAGATAGTGCGTATTGCTAAGCTTTTAGCTGAAAATCGTCCAGGCACTGTAGTATGGTGCATGGGCGTCACTCAGCACCATATTGGAAGCTCAAATACCCGTGCCTGCTGTATTTTACAGCTAATGCTGGGTAACATGGGTAAATCTGGTGGCGGAACCAATATCTTCCGTGGACATGATAACGTCCAGGGCGCTACAGATATGTGTATTCTTTCTCACTCCCTTCCTGGCTACTACGGCCTTTCTGACAAGGCTTGGAAGCACTGGTGTAAAGTCTGGGGCGTGGATTACGAGTGGATTAAGTCCCGATTTTACAATAAAAAATATATGAATAAGCCTGGTTTTACCCTGGCCCGCTGGTATCAAGGGGTTATCCAGGAAGATAAAATAACCCAATATACCCCCATTAAAGCAGTAGTTTTCTGGGGGATATCTTCCCAATCCATTTCGCAATATCATAAAGTGAAGAAGGCCTTTGACCAGCTTGACCTAGTGGTGGTAATTGATCCATTCTTTAACACCACCGCCGCCATGTGTGAAAAAGACAATGTTTATGTGTTGCCTTCTACTTCTCAATATGAAACCGAAGGCTCAGTAACCAGCAGTTCTCGCCAGGCTCAGTGGCGTTATAAGGTGGTTAATCCAATTTATGATAGCAAAACCGACTACGAAATAATGGAAGAATTCGTCAAGCGTTTTGGTTTTGCGGATAAGTTTTACAAAAACATCAAAAAAATACCTGAAGACGTTACCCGTGAAATCGCCAACGGCTGTCTCACCATCGGCCTTTGCGGCTGGTTACCAGAGCGCATCAAAAAACACACCGACAACTGGCATACCTTTGATATTGATACTCTACAGGCCAAAGGTGGCCCTTGTGATGGTGAGTACTATGGTCTTCCCTGGCCCTGCTGGACAGAAAATCACCCTGGCACCCCAATTCTTTACGATATATCTAAACCAGTAGCCAAGGGTGGATTACCATTTAGAGCCCGGTTTGGCACAGAATACACCTATCCTGATGGTCGCAAAGAAAACCTTCTCGCGGCAGAAGGAGTAGCCAACCCTGGAAGTGAAATCATGGGCGGTTATCCAGAATTTCCGGGCTGGAAGACGGACAAAAACGTTATCAAAGAGGCCATTAAACGAGGTATGGCACCATTTGGAAACGCGAGAGCCCGCTGTTATTGCTGGAACTTCCCTGATCCGGTGCCCAAGCATCGTGAGCCGCTACACTCACCGCGTCCAGACCTTATCAAAAAATATCCGACCTATCCTGATAAGCCTGACCACTATCGTGTTTACACTCGCTTTAAGAGTGAGCAGAAGCCAGAGCTGGCTAAAGAATTCCCCATTGTACTTATTACTGGTCGTGTAGTGGAACACATGGGTGGTGGCGATGAAACGAGAAGCAACAAATACCTAGCCGAACTAATGCCCGAAGTTTATGCCGAGATTAACCCGCGCCTAGCCAATGATTATGGCTTGCGTGACGGAGAATTTGTCTGGATCGAATCTCCAGAGGGTGGCCGCATTAAAATTAAGCTTAAAGTCACCGAACGCGTTGATGACAAGACTATTTTTATTCCATACAGCTTTGCCGGTATGTTCATGGGTCGCTCGATGCTCAGCAACTATCCGCAGGGATTTGAACCTTACGCTACTGGAGAACCGGCCAATGTAGTGACTAACTATGGCTATGACATAAAGACCCAGATCCAGGGAACAAAAGAATCTCTTTGCCGCATTAAAAAGGCTTAA
- a CDS encoding TorD/DmsD family molecular chaperone: MQLSEIDRARIFLFDFLKSLFLEEPTPEKRETWLKVLEKIAGQTDFEPLDQALLGLKEFLKKTDPDQLKEEYYELFVNPTREKPLVLTASYFIDGKAIGPTLAKLRKNLNELGITRSENFKESEDSLVFLLDLMIILIEKSCKDNIYFKHLENIFEKFLLPCAEGAYERLTSEEKSSFYRKCAEVLRSYLELEKRFLTEG; the protein is encoded by the coding sequence ATGCAACTTTCAGAAATAGACCGCGCTCGTATATTCTTATTCGACTTTTTGAAATCTCTATTCCTAGAAGAACCAACTCCTGAAAAGAGAGAAACCTGGCTTAAAGTCCTTGAAAAAATTGCTGGCCAGACTGACTTCGAACCCTTAGACCAGGCCTTATTAGGCCTAAAAGAATTTTTAAAAAAGACAGACCCTGATCAACTAAAAGAAGAATACTATGAACTTTTTGTAAACCCAACCCGGGAAAAACCTCTTGTCTTGACCGCTTCTTATTTCATAGATGGTAAAGCCATAGGGCCCACTTTGGCCAAATTACGTAAAAATTTAAACGAACTAGGAATAACGAGAAGTGAAAATTTTAAAGAATCAGAAGACTCCCTAGTTTTTTTGCTAGATCTGATGATAATTTTGATTGAAAAATCCTGTAAAGATAATATATATTTTAAACACTTAGAAAATATTTTTGAAAAATTTTTATTACCTTGTGCGGAAGGGGCGTATGAAAGGCTTACCTCTGAAGAAAAATCCAGTTTTTACAGAAAGTGTGCCGAAGTATTGAGGTCTTACCTAGAGCTTGAAAAGAGATTTTTAACCGAAGGATAA